From bacterium:
GCTCACCCCCGGCGACCTGCAGTACAGCTTCTTCTGCAACAGCGGGGCGGAGGCCAACGAAGGGGCGATCAAGCTGGCCCGATTGGCGACCGGCCGGACCGGGATCGTGGCGATGGAGGAAGCATTTCACGGCAAGACCCTGGGGGCGCTGTCGGCCACCGGACGGGCCTACTACCGGGACCCCTTCCAGCCGCTCGTGCCGGGGTTCACCCATGTGCCCTTTGGGGATGCGGAGGCGGTGGAGCGGGCGGTCGGCCCGACGACCGCGGCGGTGATGCTCGAGCCGATCCAGGGGGAGGCCGGGGTGATCGTGCCTCCGTCGGGCTACCTCCGCGCGGTGCGGGAGATCTGCGACCGGCGTGGGGTGCTCTTGATCGTCGATGAGATCCAGACCGGCCTGGGCCGAACCGGCCGGTTGTTCTGCGTCGAGCACGAGGGCGTCGTCCCGGACCTCCTGACGCTGGCGAAGGCCCTCGGCGGGGGAGTGATGCCGATCGGCGCATTCATCGGCCGCCCCGCCGTCTGGGAGCGCTTGCGGCGGGATCCGTACATCCATTCCTCGACCTTCGGCGGGAACCCGCTGGCGTGCCGGGCGGCGGTCGCCACCCTCGAGGTGCTGACCGAGGAACGCCTCGCCGATCGCGCCGAGCCGCTGGGCGCGCAGTTCCTCCGCCGGCTGCGCGAGATTCAGGATCGGCACCCCCGGATTGTGAAAGAGGTCCGCGGCCGCGGCCTGATGCTCGGGGTGGAGTTCGCCCACCGCGACTACGCCCTGATGACCTCCGCCGAGGCGGGGCACCGTGGGGTCATCACCTTCTACACGCTCAATAACCCGAACGTGATCCGCATCGCGCCCCCGCTTGTGATCACGCCCGAATTGATCGACCGGGCCGCCGAGGGGATTGACGGAGCGGTCGCGGAGGCCGAACGCCTGCTGGGCTCGGTCGCGGCGGCCGCCGACAGCGGATCGTGATGCGCGCCGACGAGGTCCGGGAGGCCTTCCTCCGCTACTTTGAGGGCCAAGGACACACCCGGGTCCCCAGCGCCTCGCTCATCCCGGCGGGGGATCCGACGTTGCTCTTCACCAACGCCGGGATGGTCCAGTTCAAGGACGCGTTCTTGGGTTTGGAGCGTCGATCCTACCGGCGCGCCACCACCGTCCAGAAGTGTATGCGGGTCAGCGGGAAGCACAACGACCTGGAGAACGTGGGCCCGTCCCCCCGGCACCACACCTTCTTCGAGATGCTCGGCAACTTCAGCTTCGGCGACTACTTCAAGCACGACGCCGCGCGGTTCGCCTGGGAACTGACGACCGGCGACCTGCGGATCCCCGCCGACCGCCTGGTGCCGACGGTGCTGGAAGGGGACGACGAGGCGGCGGCGGCGTGGGCCGCGCTCGGCGTCCCGCGGGAACGGATCGTGGCGATGGGGGAGGCGACGAACTTTTGGATGATGGGCGACGTGGGACCCTGCGGCCCCACGAGCGAGCTGCACTACGACTGGGGTCCCGCGGCGTGCACCTGCGGCCGGCCCGACTGCGGCGTCGCCCTCGACAACGGGTGCGGTCGATGGTTGGAGTTCTGGAACCTGGTGTTCATGCAGTTCGACCAGGCGGCCGACGGGACGCGGACGCCGCTGCCGCAGCCGGGGGTCGACACGGGGATGGGGCTGGAGCGGATCGTGTCGATCATCCAGGGGGTCCGGAGCAACTACGACACCGATCTGTTCCTGCCGCTCCTGGACGGCATTCAGCGGTTGCTCGCCCACACGGACGCGGAACGCGCCGCCCAGGCCGTGGCGTACCGGGTCCTCGCCGACCACGGCCGCGCGATGACGTTCCTCGTCGCCGACGGCGTCGTCCCCGACAACGAAGGCCGGGGCTACGTCCTGCGCATGATCATGCGCCGCGCCATCCGGTTCGCCAGGCGGGCCGGAGCCTCCGGCTCGTTCCTGGGGGGGCTGGCCGATCTCGTCATCGCGACGATGCGCGGGGCCTATCCGGAACTCGTGGGCCACGCCCCCTTTATCCGCGAGGCGCTGACCGCCGAGGAGGATCGGTTCCAGCAGACCTTGGACGCGGGTCTGGGCCGGCTCGATGACCTGATCGCGGACACCCGGCGCCGGGGCGCGGCCGTCCTCCCGGGAGCGGAGGTCTTTCGGCTGTACGATACCTACGGCTTCCCGCCCGATCTCACCCGCGATGTTGCGCGCGAGCAGGGGATCGAGATCGACGAGGCCGGATTCACCGCCGAACGGGCCCGGCAGCAGGAACGCTCGCGCGCCTCGCCGGCGTTCCAGTCCGATGGGACCGAGCGCGCCGCCTACGCGGCGTTGCGGGACGGGGGCGCCGCAAGTGAGTTTCTCGGGTACGACGCGCTCGGTGCGGCAGGGCGGGTGCTGGCCCTCCTCCGCGCCGGCGCCCGCGTTCCCGCCGCCGGGGCAGGGGAGGCCGTGGAGGTGGTCTGCGATCGGACCCCCTTCTACCCCGAGTCCGGCGGGCAGGTGGGCGACGCCGGCGAGATCCGCACGCCGCGCGGCGTGGTGGAGGTGACGGACACGCAGCGTCCGGTTCCGGGGCTCGTGGTCCACCACGGCCGGGTGGTTCGCGGGGAGGTGAAGGAGGGGGAGACCGCAGAGCTCCGTGTGGACGCCCGCCGCCGTCACGACATCATGCGCAACCATACCGCCACCCACCTCCTGCACCGCGCCCTGCGAGAGATCCTGGGCGAGCATGCCCGCCAGGCCGGATCGCTGGTCGCCCCCGACCGCCTGCGGTTCGACTTCCTCCACCTCCGGCCGGTGTCCCCCGCGGAGCGCGAGCGGGTCGAGGCGCGGGTCAACGAGCAGGTGCTCGCGGCCCTCCCGGTCCGGACGGACGTGATGGCCTACCGGGAGGCGGTGGCGACCGGGGCGATGGCCCTCTTCAATGAAAAGTACGGGGATCGGGTGCGGGTGGTGAGCATCGACGGCTACAGCCGGGAGTTGTGCGGGGGCACGCACGTCGGCACCACCGCGGAGATCGGCCTGTTCTTGATCGCGTCGGAGTCATCGGTGGGCAGCGGGGTCCGCCGCATCGAGGCCCTGACGGGCCGCGCGGCGGCGGCGCGGGCACACGGGGATCAGGAGATGCTCCGGGCCGCGGCCGAGGCGTTGCGGGTGGCGGTGCCGGAAGTCCCGGAGCGGGTCCGGCACCTCATCGACCGCGTCCGCACCCTGGAGCACGAGGCCCAATCGACTCACGCCCGAGCGACGGTGCCGGACCTCGAGACGCTGGTGCGGGACGCCCCACAGGTCCAGGGCGTCGCCGTAGTGGGGCTCGCCAGCCGGGGAGCGGATCAGGCGGCGCTGCGCTCGCTCGGCGATCGCGTCAAGGCACGGCTGCGTGCCGGGGTGGTCGTGGCGGCGTCCGCCGGGGCCGACCGGGTCGATGTCGTGGTGATGGCGACCCCCGACGCGGTGGCGCGCGGCGCTCAGGCCGGCAGGGTGATGGCGGTGCTCAACCGGCGGCTGGGGACCCGTGGCGGCGGACGTCCCGAACTGGCCCAGGGAGGCGGAGGGGATCCTGCCGCCCTCGACGCGGTGATGGCGGACCTGCCGGCCGTCGTGCGCGAGGCGCTGGTGGCCGGGGGGTAGACCGCCGATGAGCCGGGTGCTGGGGCTGGATTTGGGAACGCGCCGGATCGGGGTGGCGCTCAGCGACCCCACCGGAACCGTGGCGGCCCCGCTGCAGACGATCGCGCACGCGGCGCTGCACAAGGACCTGGCGGAGGCCGCGGCCCTGGCCAGGGCCTACGCCGTGGACCGCATCGTCATCGGATGGCCGCGCAACATGGACGGCAGCGTCGGCCCCGCGGCGCGCCGGGCGGAGGCGTTTGCTCGGGCGCTCCGCCGGCTGGTCGGAGTCCCCGTCGATCTCTGGGATGAGCGTCTGTCGACGGCCGCCGCGGAACGGGCGCTGATCGAGTCGAACGCCCGGCGCGACCACCGGCGCGCGGTACGAGACCGGGTTGCGGCGGCGTTGATCGTCCAGGCCTACCTCGAGGCCCGGCCGTGGGAGAAGGAGAAGGCGACGGCTCTTCCCACCCCCGAACGCTCGGAAGGGCGGCGGGGGTCCGGGGTCGGTCCCGCCGACGAGCCCGCTAGCTGACGACCGGACGCGGGGTGCTGGTTCCGATCCGCAGGGTGAGGCGTTCCTCGGTCGACTCGACGACTTCGAGCGGAAACCCATCGATCATCCTGCCGTCGATGCTGCCGATGGCCAACCCCTCGGTGACGAGCTCGATGACCGCTTTTGATCCGGCGTACGAACGCAGTTTGACGCTGGCGACCCCTTTGATCTGGGAGAGCGCCGCCATAAACTTCGTCGCCTGCAGGAACGAATGGATCGGACTGACCACGATTTCCCCGTGGTGTTGTGGCAGCGGATCGCGGACGCCCCCCGCGTCCGTCTCGGGCGCCGGCGTCTCCTCGGCGCCGGCGGAAGGCTGGTCGACCTGGTCGGGCAATTCGGAGAGCGCCTCCAGCGGTTCGATCTCCGGCTCGGGCCCGACGTCGCCCCGGAGCCCTCGCATCAGGCGGTTGAGCACGGGGAGGGTCTCGCGTTGCAGTTCCAACCGAAGGCGCGTCAGCGCCTGCAGCGATTCCATCTGCTTCTTGACCAGCGTCTCCAGGCCCCGCGAGACTCCTTCGCGATCGACGATGAAGGTTTCGAGCTTGGCGGCGATGCCGGCCACGTACTGTTCGGCGCTCTTCTTCACCTCATCCACTTCATGATTGGTCTCTTCGACGAGGCGGTCGGACTCGACACGCAGCCGAGCCAGCTGTTCCGCCGCGGCGTGCTCGGCGGCCTGCAGCTGTTCCTGGGCCGAGGCACGCGCGCGGGCCAGGGCATCCTCGGCGGCGGCGCGGGCGGCCCGGGCGATCTCCTCCGCCTCCGCCTTCGCCGCGGCGGTCGTCCGCTCGGCGGCCTGCAATTGTTCCTGGGCCGAGGCGCGCGCGCGGGCCAGGGCGTCCTCGGCGGCGGCGCGGGCGGCCCGAGCGGTCTCCTCCGCCTCCGCCTTCGCCGCGGCGGTCGTCCGCTCGGCGGCCTGCAATTGTTCCTGGGCCGAGGCGCGGGCGCGGGCCAGGGCGTCCTCGGCGGCGGCGCGGGCGGCCTGAGCGATCTCCTCCGCCTCCGCCTTCGCCGCGGCGGTCACCCGCTCGGCGGCGTGTGCCTGCGCCTCCGCGGATTCACGCGCGTGCCGGAGCGTCTCCGCTGCGGCCGTGCGTGCCGACTGTGCGGTCTCTTCCGCGGCCGCCTTGGCTGCGGCCATGGTCTGCGCGGCGGCGGCCTTCGCCGCGACCGCCGTTTCCTCGGCCGCGGCTCTCGCGGACTGAATGATCTGCTCGGTCGCGCGCTCGGCGTCCGCGAGCGCGCGGGCGATCACCCCTTCCTGCTCTTGATACACGACGATCATCTGCTGCGCGTCGGCGGCCTGCTGTTGCAGCTGTTGCACTTTGGCGGTGGCTTCCTTGAGGGAGGTCTGGGCGGCCCCGGCCTGCCGCTGGAGTTCCTGGGCTTTGGCCGCCGCCTCACGGATCGACGTCTGAAGCACGTCGCGGCTGCGGGCGGCATTGCTCGGTCCGTTCTGCGGTGTTCCCATCCCCGCAACCTCCTCAACCCGGTCCGGCTTCGGGCATCTTCCTAAATAATTGCACGCGCCAAAGTAAGGCCCAACCGGTGCGGCGCCTATAGTCTCCTATGCCCACAACATCCCCCGGATAGACGCAATTCCACGGCAGTCGGGGGAGAGGTTTGGGGAGATTTACGCGGGGTTGGAAACCTGCACGGATCATCCCTCCAGGCTTCGGGGAATTCCTTGACAACCAACACGCCGTGTGTTTAACTCACAGTGCTGTCGCACTGATCGTAAAGAGTTTGACGAGCGGTTTATCGCTCCGTACAAGGGCAAACCCAGAGAGATCTGGGGGCGCAAAACCACGGGACAGGCCAGCGAAGAGCTGGCAAGTCAGCCGGGTTGCCGGAGAGCAACTGGAGACCTCCCGTGGCACGTGTCTGGCGGGAGGTCGTTGTATTTCATCGCCCCCTCCCGCCCTTTTATCGGTGTGGATCTGGCATTCATCAGAGGGAGGGGGACGATGGTCAGCACCAGAACGGCTCGCGTAGCCGCGGTCGTAAAGGACCCCCGCACGGATGCTCCCCACGATCCAGACCCCGATCAGCTACTGTTGCTCGAAAAGTTTCGACGGTACCGCCGCACCGAAGACACGGCCCTCCAACAGGAGCTGGTGTGCCACTACCTCCCCCTGGCGAAACGGATCGCGCGGCGGTACGTGCGCGTCGGGGTCCCGCTCGATGATCTCACCCAGATCGGCACCATCGGGTTGATGAATGCCGTGAGCTCCTTTGACCCCGCGCGCGGGGTCAAGTTTGAGGCGTACGCGTATCATCACATCGCCGGCGAGATCCGCCATTATCTCCGGGACTCGGTGGAGCCGGTCCGCGCTCCGCGTTGGGTGCGTAAGCTGTACGGCGAGCTGACCCAAGCGGTCGCCGAGCTGCGGCAGTCGTTGGGCCGGACGCCGACGCTCGCGGAGATCGCCGCGCGCATGAACCTGACGGAGACGGGCGTGCTCGAGATCCTGCGCGCGCACAACCGGTCGCGGGTGCACTCGATCAGCGAGCTCGTGGACCGCCAGGAGACGCAGCGCGATATGATCGCCCACCAGCGCTACATCTCGTTCCAGCTGCCGGTGGAAGATCGGATCATCCTCCTGAAGGCGGTGGAGCGCCTGGCCGATCTGCAGCGGAAAGTCGTCTACTACCTGTTCTACCAGGACCTCACGCAGAGCGAGGTGGCAAAACGGTTGGGGGTCTCTCAGCGGCACGTCTCGCGCGTTCTCGCCGCGGCGCTGAAGCGCTTGGCCACCCATCTCAAAACGAGTGAAGTCGACCACGCCATGGAACCGGCGCCCGAGGAGGTACGACAGCCGTGAAGACGTCCGACGATCTGCCGATCTATCCCATCCGCACCGTCGCCTCGCTCTCCGGAGTGGACGCGCGGCGCCTCCGGAGTTGGGAGGTGGAATACCAGCTCCTGCGCCCCGCCCGCACCAAAGGCGGGCACCGGCTGTACTCGACGCGAGA
This genomic window contains:
- a CDS encoding aspartate aminotransferase family protein, which produces MVPPRPKPESPPAFIFPEGAARAQVIAQTLEGYRRYLNPGLARLFQFGGVDTVEWAAEGSLVWDIHGREYIDCACGPAIFNIGHRHPRVLAAVRDQLDRIPMSVRTMPSAPQADLARRLAQLTPGDLQYSFFCNSGAEANEGAIKLARLATGRTGIVAMEEAFHGKTLGALSATGRAYYRDPFQPLVPGFTHVPFGDAEAVERAVGPTTAAVMLEPIQGEAGVIVPPSGYLRAVREICDRRGVLLIVDEIQTGLGRTGRLFCVEHEGVVPDLLTLAKALGGGVMPIGAFIGRPAVWERLRRDPYIHSSTFGGNPLACRAAVATLEVLTEERLADRAEPLGAQFLRRLREIQDRHPRIVKEVRGRGLMLGVEFAHRDYALMTSAEAGHRGVITFYTLNNPNVIRIAPPLVITPELIDRAAEGIDGAVAEAERLLGSVAAAADSGS
- a CDS encoding sigma-70 family RNA polymerase sigma factor, whose protein sequence is MVSTRTARVAAVVKDPRTDAPHDPDPDQLLLLEKFRRYRRTEDTALQQELVCHYLPLAKRIARRYVRVGVPLDDLTQIGTIGLMNAVSSFDPARGVKFEAYAYHHIAGEIRHYLRDSVEPVRAPRWVRKLYGELTQAVAELRQSLGRTPTLAEIAARMNLTETGVLEILRAHNRSRVHSISELVDRQETQRDMIAHQRYISFQLPVEDRIILLKAVERLADLQRKVVYYLFYQDLTQSEVAKRLGVSQRHVSRVLAAALKRLATHLKTSEVDHAMEPAPEEVRQP
- the ruvX gene encoding Holliday junction resolvase RuvX; the encoded protein is MSRVLGLDLGTRRIGVALSDPTGTVAAPLQTIAHAALHKDLAEAAALARAYAVDRIVIGWPRNMDGSVGPAARRAEAFARALRRLVGVPVDLWDERLSTAAAERALIESNARRDHRRAVRDRVAAALIVQAYLEARPWEKEKATALPTPERSEGRRGSGVGPADEPAS
- the alaS gene encoding alanine--tRNA ligase, whose product is MRADEVREAFLRYFEGQGHTRVPSASLIPAGDPTLLFTNAGMVQFKDAFLGLERRSYRRATTVQKCMRVSGKHNDLENVGPSPRHHTFFEMLGNFSFGDYFKHDAARFAWELTTGDLRIPADRLVPTVLEGDDEAAAAWAALGVPRERIVAMGEATNFWMMGDVGPCGPTSELHYDWGPAACTCGRPDCGVALDNGCGRWLEFWNLVFMQFDQAADGTRTPLPQPGVDTGMGLERIVSIIQGVRSNYDTDLFLPLLDGIQRLLAHTDAERAAQAVAYRVLADHGRAMTFLVADGVVPDNEGRGYVLRMIMRRAIRFARRAGASGSFLGGLADLVIATMRGAYPELVGHAPFIREALTAEEDRFQQTLDAGLGRLDDLIADTRRRGAAVLPGAEVFRLYDTYGFPPDLTRDVAREQGIEIDEAGFTAERARQQERSRASPAFQSDGTERAAYAALRDGGAASEFLGYDALGAAGRVLALLRAGARVPAAGAGEAVEVVCDRTPFYPESGGQVGDAGEIRTPRGVVEVTDTQRPVPGLVVHHGRVVRGEVKEGETAELRVDARRRHDIMRNHTATHLLHRALREILGEHARQAGSLVAPDRLRFDFLHLRPVSPAERERVEARVNEQVLAALPVRTDVMAYREAVATGAMALFNEKYGDRVRVVSIDGYSRELCGGTHVGTTAEIGLFLIASESSVGSGVRRIEALTGRAAAARAHGDQEMLRAAAEALRVAVPEVPERVRHLIDRVRTLEHEAQSTHARATVPDLETLVRDAPQVQGVAVVGLASRGADQAALRSLGDRVKARLRAGVVVAASAGADRVDVVVMATPDAVARGAQAGRVMAVLNRRLGTRGGGRPELAQGGGGDPAALDAVMADLPAVVREALVAGG